One Kineococcus radiotolerans SRS30216 = ATCC BAA-149 DNA window includes the following coding sequences:
- a CDS encoding putative bifunctional diguanylate cyclase/phosphodiesterase, translating to MSGAVRERRPRASVLFDGAVTLAAVVTTVLAALAFGRDAGAGQWHDLALCVVVGLPLMQLLTRFPFQINTRHAGVEVQFDVGVLIFLLCFAAPATAALAWCLCVVPTGLLQRRSWVSRVYNASIGVLFMPVALAVLELFGTTGRAPEESRYRGLERIIRVDMTVPELLAVSAAVIAVFVVDVAVSAVSVAIQERTSVKGELLHTGAWLAVGASVAVGGLGYLGGLVESRLDRWAALLLVIPMVVTMMATRAMRTTRDVARRSEALFEAATALHTQGRRADLARALQKHARMVAGTPAAMVRSVGPAEDEIGVPVVAGDGVVLYITAPRRRDPAQRASDEKALEALASVGEAAFFRVSASEEMHGLARRDVVTGLPNRLQFAERLAQELDRAREASRLDRLVVLYLDLDGFKSVNDRFGHEAGDELLRLVGSRLRDTLRGGSTVARLGGDEFAVLLPDCQDVEGLCRRVLVALRVEVRMRGHVLRVQGSIGLSRARPGDDVGTLLRNADTAMYRAKATGKNRWVEFRPELLEEEIARLQVIEDLQQAPAEAFVVHYQPIVDLQAGPDQDPAARIVGLEALVRWRRDRGGGVEPLVGPDEFIGLAERSGTVVAIGDSVLRQVARDAASIQQHAARRLDLMVNVSPVQLRHPDFTERVAAAVRQTTSSGCRLHLEMTESVMIDDDTVGRLRDLAETGAQLTIDDFGTGFSSLGYLRHRPFSSFKIDRSFVRDIATEPTARALVEGMVKMGQALGLTIVAEGVEHPEQAEILRDMGCHLAQGHLYCRPLALEDIQGVLSGPVARPLSA from the coding sequence GTGAGCGGAGCGGTGCGCGAACGTCGCCCCCGGGCCAGCGTCCTCTTCGACGGCGCCGTCACCCTGGCGGCCGTCGTGACGACCGTGCTCGCCGCCCTGGCCTTCGGCCGGGACGCCGGCGCCGGGCAGTGGCACGACCTCGCCCTCTGCGTCGTCGTCGGCCTGCCCCTCATGCAGCTGCTGACCCGCTTCCCGTTCCAGATCAACACCCGCCACGCCGGCGTCGAGGTCCAGTTCGACGTCGGGGTCCTGATCTTCCTGCTCTGCTTCGCCGCCCCGGCCACCGCCGCCCTCGCCTGGTGCCTGTGCGTCGTCCCGACCGGGCTGCTGCAGCGCCGCAGCTGGGTGAGCCGGGTCTACAACGCGAGCATCGGCGTGCTCTTCATGCCCGTCGCGCTGGCCGTGCTGGAACTGTTCGGCACCACCGGGCGGGCCCCCGAGGAGAGCCGGTACCGCGGGCTCGAACGGATCATCCGGGTCGACATGACCGTCCCCGAGCTGCTCGCCGTCTCCGCCGCGGTCATCGCCGTCTTCGTCGTCGACGTGGCCGTCTCCGCGGTCTCCGTCGCGATCCAGGAACGCACCTCCGTCAAGGGCGAGCTCCTGCACACCGGGGCCTGGCTCGCCGTCGGCGCCAGCGTCGCCGTCGGCGGCCTCGGCTACCTCGGCGGGCTCGTGGAGTCCCGGCTGGACCGCTGGGCCGCGCTGCTGCTGGTGATCCCGATGGTCGTGACGATGATGGCCACCCGCGCCATGCGCACCACCCGCGACGTCGCCCGCCGCAGCGAGGCCCTCTTCGAGGCCGCCACCGCCCTGCACACCCAGGGCCGCCGCGCCGACCTCGCCCGGGCCCTGCAGAAGCACGCCCGCATGGTCGCCGGCACCCCGGCCGCGATGGTCCGCTCCGTGGGACCCGCCGAGGACGAGATCGGGGTGCCCGTCGTCGCCGGCGACGGCGTCGTGCTCTACATCACCGCCCCCCGCCGCCGCGACCCCGCCCAGCGCGCCTCCGACGAGAAGGCCCTCGAGGCGCTCGCCTCGGTCGGGGAGGCCGCGTTCTTCCGGGTCAGCGCCAGCGAGGAGATGCACGGCCTGGCCCGCCGCGACGTCGTCACGGGGCTGCCCAACCGCCTGCAGTTCGCCGAGCGCCTCGCCCAGGAGCTGGACCGCGCGCGCGAGGCCTCCCGCCTGGACCGGCTCGTCGTCCTCTACCTCGACCTCGACGGGTTCAAGTCCGTCAACGACCGCTTCGGCCACGAGGCCGGCGACGAGCTCCTGCGGCTGGTCGGCTCCCGCCTGCGCGACACCCTGCGCGGGGGCAGCACCGTGGCCCGCCTGGGCGGCGACGAGTTTGCCGTCCTGCTGCCGGACTGCCAGGACGTCGAGGGCCTCTGCCGCCGCGTGCTCGTCGCGCTGCGCGTGGAGGTCAGGATGCGCGGGCACGTCCTGCGGGTGCAGGGCAGCATCGGGCTCTCCCGGGCCCGGCCCGGCGACGACGTCGGGACCCTGCTGCGCAACGCCGACACCGCCATGTACCGGGCCAAGGCCACCGGCAAGAACCGGTGGGTGGAGTTCCGCCCCGAGCTGCTGGAGGAGGAGATCGCCCGCCTGCAGGTCATCGAGGACCTCCAGCAGGCCCCCGCCGAGGCCTTCGTCGTGCACTACCAGCCCATCGTCGACCTGCAGGCCGGCCCCGACCAGGACCCCGCGGCCCGCATCGTCGGCCTCGAGGCGCTGGTGCGCTGGCGCCGCGACCGCGGCGGCGGCGTCGAACCCCTCGTCGGTCCCGACGAGTTCATCGGCCTGGCCGAGCGCTCGGGCACCGTCGTCGCCATCGGGGACTCGGTGCTGCGCCAGGTCGCCCGCGACGCCGCGTCCATCCAGCAGCACGCCGCGCGCCGCCTGGACCTCATGGTCAACGTCTCGCCCGTGCAGCTGCGCCACCCCGACTTCACCGAGCGGGTGGCCGCCGCGGTGCGCCAGACCACCTCCAGCGGCTGCCGCCTGCACCTGGAGATGACCGAGAGCGTCATGATCGACGACGACACCGTCGGCCGGTTGCGCGACCTCGCCGAGACCGGCGCGCAGCTGACCATCGACGACTTCGGCACCGGGTTCTCCTCCCTGGGCTACCTGCGGCACCGCCCGTTCTCCTCGTTCAAGATCGACCGCAGCTTCGTGCGCGACATCGCCACCGAGCCCACGGCTCGCGCGCTGGTCGAAGGCATGGTGAAGATGGGGCAGGCCCTCGGGCTGACGATCGTCGCCGAAGGGGTGGAGCACCCCGAGCAGGCGGAGATCCTGCGCGACATGGGGTGCCACCTGGCCCAGGGGCACCTGTACTGCCGGCCGCTGGCCCTGGAGGACATCCAGGGCGTCCTCTCCGGCCCGGTGGCCCGTCCGCTCAGCGCGTGA
- a CDS encoding PLD nuclease N-terminal domain-containing protein, producing the protein MRSVLPALLLLAFTVYCVVSIVQAPDGQLRSLPKWAWLLLVLFFPLAGGLAYVLAGRPLAAAVRRPRQAPRGPDDDEDFLRGL; encoded by the coding sequence ATGCGTTCCGTCCTGCCGGCCCTGCTCCTCCTGGCCTTCACCGTCTACTGCGTGGTCAGCATCGTGCAGGCCCCGGACGGGCAGCTGCGGAGCCTGCCGAAGTGGGCCTGGCTGCTGCTGGTGCTCTTCTTCCCCCTCGCCGGGGGGCTGGCCTACGTCCTGGCGGGCCGGCCCCTGGCCGCGGCCGTCCGCCGGCCCCGGCAGGCCCCGCGCGGACCCGACGACGACGAGGACTTCCTCCGGGGCCTGTGA
- the menE gene encoding o-succinylbenzoate--CoA ligase — MRTLRPLPVPTGDAVLDLLPLLATAVEGGLPHALHPHAADTAPHPSLRTGEPLGPGEDDPDDPTAVVVATSGSTGTPKGALLPAAALRASAAATAARLAPGPGSQQWVLALPAHHVAGLQVLLRSVRAGTEPVVLPPGPFSAAAFAGATARATGDRLLTSLVPTQLVRLLDAPGDAGEEARAALARYDAVLVGSAATPGALLERARAAGARVVTTYGSSETCGGCVYDGVPLDGVVPALEEDRLTLAGPVLARGYRGLPGHPAFPGDRFRTDDTAVLEGGRVRVLGRVDDLITTGGLKVAPALVEEALAGTPGIGEVVVVGVPDEEWGQRVVAAVVPAGTAPTLAEVRERVGAAVARHAAPRQLLLLAELPLRGPGKPDRAALRALAAPPAPGG, encoded by the coding sequence GTGCGCACGCTCCGCCCCCTGCCCGTCCCGACCGGGGACGCGGTCCTCGACCTGCTGCCCCTGCTGGCCACCGCCGTCGAGGGCGGGCTCCCGCACGCCCTGCACCCCCACGCCGCCGACACCGCGCCCCACCCCTCGCTGCGCACCGGCGAGCCCCTCGGCCCCGGCGAGGACGACCCCGACGACCCCACCGCCGTGGTCGTCGCCACCTCCGGCTCGACCGGGACCCCCAAGGGCGCGCTGCTGCCCGCCGCGGCCCTGCGGGCCTCCGCCGCGGCGACGGCGGCCCGCCTCGCCCCCGGGCCCGGCTCGCAGCAGTGGGTGCTCGCCCTGCCGGCCCACCACGTCGCGGGCCTGCAGGTCCTGCTCCGCTCGGTGCGGGCGGGCACCGAACCCGTCGTCCTCCCCCCGGGTCCGTTCTCCGCCGCCGCCTTCGCTGGGGCCACCGCCCGCGCGACCGGGGACCGGCTGCTGACCTCCCTGGTGCCGACCCAGCTCGTCCGCCTCCTCGACGCCCCGGGGGACGCCGGCGAGGAGGCCCGCGCCGCCCTCGCCCGCTACGACGCGGTGCTCGTCGGTTCCGCCGCCACCCCCGGCGCCCTGCTGGAACGCGCCCGCGCCGCGGGAGCCCGGGTGGTCACGACGTACGGCTCCTCGGAGACCTGCGGCGGCTGCGTCTACGACGGCGTCCCCCTCGACGGGGTCGTGCCCGCGCTGGAGGAGGACCGGCTCACCCTGGCCGGCCCGGTGCTGGCCCGCGGCTACCGGGGCCTGCCCGGCCACCCCGCCTTCCCCGGCGACCGCTTCCGCACCGACGACACCGCCGTCCTCGAGGGCGGGCGGGTGCGGGTGCTGGGCCGGGTCGACGACCTCATCACCACCGGGGGGCTCAAGGTCGCCCCCGCCCTGGTGGAGGAGGCGCTGGCCGGCACGCCCGGGATCGGCGAGGTCGTCGTCGTGGGGGTGCCCGACGAGGAGTGGGGCCAGCGCGTCGTCGCCGCCGTCGTGCCCGCCGGGACCGCCCCGACCCTGGCCGAGGTCCGCGAGCGGGTGGGCGCGGCCGTCGCCCGGCACGCCGCCCCCCGCCAGCTGCTGCTGCTGGCGGAGCTGCCGCTGCGCGGGCCGGGCAAGCCCGACCGCGCGGCCCTGCGCGCCCTCGCCGCCCCGCCCGCACCCGGGGGGTGA